In Mastigocladopsis repens PCC 10914, a single window of DNA contains:
- a CDS encoding secondary thiamine-phosphate synthase enzyme YjbQ, whose translation MTHYQKLLRISTTGKSLHNITQKVEDAVAESGVETGLCVLFIRHTSASLLIQENADPDVLKDLANFMAKLVPESAQYIHDAEGPDDMPAHIRTALTHTSELIPINRGHLVLGTWQGIYIWEHRQRSHSRELVIHISGDDK comes from the coding sequence ATGACTCACTACCAAAAGCTACTGAGGATTTCCACGACTGGTAAATCTTTACATAACATAACCCAAAAAGTTGAAGACGCAGTCGCCGAATCAGGGGTTGAGACAGGACTGTGCGTCCTGTTTATACGCCACACGTCAGCCAGTTTGCTCATTCAAGAAAATGCCGATCCCGATGTCCTGAAAGATTTAGCCAACTTTATGGCAAAACTCGTGCCAGAATCAGCCCAGTACATCCATGATGCTGAAGGTCCCGATGATATGCCAGCACACATCCGCACAGCTCTAACCCATACTTCAGAATTGATCCCCATTAATCGAGGTCACTTAGTACTGGGAACTTGGCAGGGAATTTATATCTGGGAGCATAGGCAACGAAGCCACAGCAGAGAATTGGTTATTCACATCTCTGGGGATGACAAATGA
- a CDS encoding Nif3-like dinuclear metal center hexameric protein, with protein sequence MKIADFITWFEKWANPAWQESWDNCGWQIEPGVLQEDARVLVCLTPTLAVMQEAIALCDAGIRVNLIFAHHPLIFSPPKSLRSGDAIGEMARLAFTYNIGIYSAHTNLDQVEDGTADVLAQILELKEVSPVVTTQPGLGYGRVGNLEASITLGELLATIQTQLAPSHLISSPVADLEQEISRVAVLGGSGASFISAVVKTGAQAYLTSDCKFHQFQESRDCGLILIDAGHYATERPACDRLVQKFKYLNLDWVQLSQKDEDFRSFFQ encoded by the coding sequence ATGAAAATTGCTGATTTCATTACCTGGTTTGAAAAATGGGCAAATCCGGCTTGGCAAGAAAGCTGGGACAATTGTGGTTGGCAAATTGAGCCTGGAGTATTGCAGGAAGACGCGCGGGTTTTGGTTTGTTTGACACCAACTTTAGCAGTCATGCAAGAAGCCATTGCTTTGTGCGATGCTGGTATCCGCGTTAATCTGATTTTCGCCCACCATCCTTTGATTTTCAGTCCGCCCAAGTCTTTACGCAGTGGCGACGCTATAGGCGAAATGGCACGGTTAGCTTTTACCTACAATATCGGTATTTACAGTGCTCATACCAATTTGGACCAAGTGGAAGATGGCACCGCTGACGTTTTGGCTCAAATTCTAGAACTTAAGGAAGTCTCTCCTGTAGTAACCACACAACCAGGCTTAGGATATGGACGTGTAGGGAATTTAGAGGCATCCATAACTTTAGGGGAGTTACTCGCAACAATTCAAACCCAACTTGCTCCTTCTCATCTGATTTCCTCTCCAGTGGCAGATTTAGAACAGGAAATTTCCCGAGTTGCCGTTTTGGGTGGTTCGGGAGCGAGTTTTATCTCGGCGGTTGTGAAAACAGGCGCTCAAGCTTATTTGACTTCTGACTGTAAATTCCATCAGTTTCAGGAAAGCCGTGATTGTGGTTTAATTTTAATTGATGCCGGACATTACGCCACAGAACGCCCAGCATGCGATCGCCTTGTGCAAAAGTTTAAGTATTTGAACTTAGACTGGGTACAGTTGAGTCAAAAAGATGAAGATTTTCGATCATTTTTTCAATAA
- a CDS encoding IS630 family transposase (programmed frameshift) — protein MAKAYSDDFRQKVMQAIELDGLKKSEASQVFNISRNTINLWLQRKAQTGDVKPKPRKASQQSGKISDWEKFRTFVKEHGDKTQSEMAQLWDGEISQRTISRALRKIGHTRKKTYGYSQRDEAKRAALLAQLDNPKASHLVYVDESGMDERDNYGYGYSLVGERFYDLKSGRRQGRINMIAGYREGQLIAPFTVEGACNRTVFETWLETCLIPVLRPGEWVIVDNATFHHGGRIAQLIQAAGCQLVYLPPYSPDLNRIEKCWAWLKSRVRKLLPKSDNLRDAIETVLKQAAS, from the exons ATGGCTAAAGCTTATAGTGATGATTTCCGGCAAAAAGTTATGCAAGCGATTGAGTTGGACGGTCTCAAGAAGTCTGAAGCCAGCCAAGTGTTCAATATCAGTCGTAATACGATTAACTTGTGGTTGCAGCGCAAAGCCCAAACGGGTGATGTCAAACCCAAACCGAGGAAAGCATCGCAGCAGAGCGGCAAAATCAGCGATTGGGAGAAGTTTCGCACTTTTGTCAAAGAGCATGGGGATAAAACCCAGAGCGAAATGGCACAGCTATGGGATGGGGAAATTAGCCAACGCACGATTTCAAGGGCATTACGAAAGATAGGACATACACGT AAAAAAACATACGGGTATAGTCAACGAGATGAAGCTAAACGGGCAGCGTTGTTAGCGCAACTGGATAACCCGAAAGCGTCTCATCTGGTATATGTTGATGAGTCTGGTATGGATGAACGCGACAACTACGGCTACGGATACTCCCTTGTTGGGGAACGCTTCTACGACCTCAAATCGGGTCGACGGCAAGGTCGCATTAATATGATTGCTGGGTATCGAGAGGGGCAATTGATTGCGCCATTTACTGTCGAGGGGGCGTGTAACCGAACCGTGTTTGAGACCTGGCTAGAAACGTGTTTGATTCCGGTGTTGCGTCCGGGTGAGTGGGTGATTGTAGATAATGCAACGTTTCATCATGGTGGTCGGATTGCCCAATTAATTCAAGCTGCAGGGTGTCAGCTAGTCTATCTGCCGCCCTATTCGCCAGATCTTAATCGGATTGAAAAGTGTTGGGCATGGTTAAAAAGTAGGGTTCGCAAGCTGTTACCCAAATCGGATAATTTACGTGATGCAATAGAAACCGTTCTCAAGCAAGCAGCGTCCTAA